Proteins from a genomic interval of Rattus norvegicus strain BN/NHsdMcwi chromosome 2, GRCr8, whole genome shotgun sequence:
- the LOC134485562 gene encoding uncharacterized protein LOC134485562 gives MTFELISFLHKLTHLGFKKMKTLLDREEINLCFLNRDKAIQKVTESCKACAQVNLGRTMIGQGVCPRGYRPDIHWEIDFTEIKPGIYGYKYLLVFIDTFSGWVEAFPTKHETTKMVTKKLLEEIFPSPSLRAHLQALQIVQRDVWRPLAAAYQDKLEHPVVPHPFQIGDTVWVRRHQTKNLEPRLKGPYTVLLTTPTALNVDGVSA, from the exons atgacttttgaattgatctcctttttacataaattaacccatttggggtttaagaagatgaaaaccttactagatcgggaagagataaatctgtgttttttgaatcgggacaaagcgatacaaaaggtgactgagagttgcaaagcgtgcgctcaggttaacctgggaaggaccatgattggacaaggagtttgTCCTAGGGGataccgtcccgacatccattgggaaattgattttactgaaattaaaccaggtatatatggatacaagtatctcctagtgtttatagacaccttctcaggatgggtcgaagccttccccacaaagcacgagactacaaaaatggtcaccaagaagctcctcgaggaaatctttcccag cccttctctgagggcccatttacaggccctacagattgtgcagagagacgtctggagacctttggccgctgcttaccaggacaagcttgagcatccggtggtgccacacccgttccagattggagacaccgtgtgggtgcgcagacaccagaccaagaatctcgagccacggttgaaaggaccctacaccgtcctcctgactaccccgaccgccctaaatgTAGatggagtctcggcttag